The following nucleotide sequence is from Patescibacteria group bacterium.
AAAAATATTTTAATAATTACTTAATATTTCTAACTTTTCTTTGCCCCAACAATCTCGCCCTTTTTTGTCTCCTCTTTCTTAAAAACTTCCCCTTTATAAATCCAAATCTTCACGCCAATGCTTCCATAGGTGGTATGGGCCGTCCCCCGAGCATAATCTATATCGGCCCGCAGGGTGTTCAAAGGAACTTTGCCGGAAACCAACTTTTCCGTCCGGGCGATTTCCGCTCCGTTTAAGCGGCCGCCTACTACCACTTTAACTCCCAAGGCCCCGGCTCTTTCCACCCGGCTTATGGCTTGTTTCATTACCCGTCGGAAAGGCATTCTTTTTTCTATATCCATAACCATTGACTGCAAAACGATTTGGGCGCTCAAATTGGGCCTGTCCACTTCGGAAATATTTAAATTAATATCCCCCCGGCGAATTCCGCTGGGACGGGACAAAAACTTTTCGTGTATTTTTTTCTTTAAATCCTCGGCGCCACTGCCTCCCCGGCCGATAATTATGCCCGGTTTAGCCGTATGGATGTTTATGTTAATCTTGTTGACGCTCCGTTCAATCTCCACTCTGTCCACACCCGCCTCTCTTAATTCTTTCAATAAAAATTTTCTTATCCGCACATCCTGCTGAATACTCTTTATATATTTTTCACCACTGCCAAACCAGACCGATGGCCAAGTCTTTGTTATTCCCATTCTTAATATTTTTGGATTAACCTTTTTTCCCATTTTTTTAATCTCCAGCTTTTAGTTTTAGCCCCACCAAAAAAATCCTAACACCTAATAGCTAAAAGCTAACAGCTTATTAAATTATCCACTTTTTCTCCGGAAAACTTTTTTCATAAAACCATGGCTGCCCCCGCCCTCGATTTTAGTATGTTTGCCGCTTCCTTCCGATTTTAAATCAACTATTTCTTTGCCTTTTTCTCCTTTCAGATCGGGCGAAATTTTTTGCTTCTTTTCCTTTTTTTCTCCTGTCTTTAGGCCTTCCGCTTCTTTGGCTGCCACGTTTAATCTGACCGGGGCTTCTAATTTTTCTTTCCGCGCCTTTTTCTTTCCGCTTATCTTTATCTCCGCCAAAACCAAGCTTATGTGGCTCATTCTCTTCCTGATGGGAGTGGCGCGGCCATGCGCTTTAGGCTGCCAGCGTTTTAAAACCGGCCCTTCATCAACCCGTATTTCTTTTATATATAAATTTTCCTTATCCAATTCATAATTGTTAACGGCATTGGCCACGCCCGAATCCAGCAATTTTTTTATCGGCAAGGACGCTTTTTTATTTATAAATTTCAACTGCTCCAAAGCCCGGCCAGTAGCCGCTCCGCGGATGGCATCGGCCACCAAACGGACTTTTCTGGGCGACATTTTTATGAATTTTGCTTTCGCTTTTACTTCCATATTATTCAAAACGATTAGGTTGGTTACTTAGTTTGGGTAAACCCCGTTTAGAAAGAATAAAGTTTTCTAACGAGGTGAACCGTCAATTCTAACGCCACAAGTTAATATTTGGAAAATTCGGATTAAAGGATTTAATAAAAGGGTTGAAAAACCTCGGAAGACTGTTCCTGTAATTACTTACCCCCCTTTTTGTCTTTTCCCGCTCCGGCGCCGGCTCCTTCTTTGGCCTGGCCCTTGGCCATTTTTCCGCCATGGCCCACAAATTTTCTGGTAGGGGAAAATTCTCCCAATCTGTGGCCGACCATATTTTCCACAATGAAAACCGGGGTGTGCTGCCTGCCATTATGAACGCCAATGGTAAAACCCACCATTTCC
It contains:
- the rpsC gene encoding 30S ribosomal protein S3; the encoded protein is MGKKVNPKILRMGITKTWPSVWFGSGEKYIKSIQQDVRIRKFLLKELREAGVDRVEIERSVNKININIHTAKPGIIIGRGGSGAEDLKKKIHEKFLSRPSGIRRGDINLNISEVDRPNLSAQIVLQSMVMDIEKRMPFRRVMKQAISRVERAGALGVKVVVGGRLNGAEIARTEKLVSGKVPLNTLRADIDYARGTAHTTYGSIGVKIWIYKGEVFKKEETKKGEIVGAKKS
- the rpsS gene encoding 30S ribosomal protein S19, with amino-acid sequence MSRSLKKGPYVNPRILKKIKALKQGDKTVIKVWDRACIITPEMVGFTIGVHNGRQHTPVFIVENMVGHRLGEFSPTRKFVGHGGKMAKGQAKEGAGAGAGKDKKGGK